One window of Triplophysa rosa linkage group LG10, Trosa_1v2, whole genome shotgun sequence genomic DNA carries:
- the zbtb8a gene encoding zinc finger and BTB domain-containing protein 8A isoform X2, with product MSAIHQSCLLKQLDQQRQQELFCDCNILVEGQIFRAHRNVLYGSSGYFRMLLSQGAKDTLESVNASFDVFSSEIFSIILDFIYSGHLELNSSNVIEVMSAASYLQMNDVISYCKTFIKSFLDISAKEDGEGRYLCLSESSPLHDRCENVIKPSTMCDVSMSSQTRLWEHQEEDQIKEDIRGAIVSSPEPSRLQQNSSPQPSLESQIDEEQFSPVLPEHRRRGSRKRTATSRLVTEDTSLIDLQGVVSHCSQKADELYASLPSIVGVVGVFNKDSTPSMRYKCPFCTHTVKRKADLKRHLRCHTGERPYPCQACSKRFTRLEHLRSHFETIHQACKLVCRKCKRHVTEINGRVVSEGTRRYRLCDICIQESGYSELITDEDSEKEGLLLGVEEEKSENREMSWAIDDDDLAEDSGTDLIIQEVEDSDEDTGGK from the exons ATGTCAGCCATTCACCAGAGTTGTTTGCTAAAACAACTGGACCAGCAGAGGCAACAGGAATTGTTTTGTGACTGCAACATATTGGTGGAGGGTCAGATTTTCAGAGCACATCGTAACGTCCTCTATGGCAGCAGCGGATACTTCCGGATGTTGCTGTCTCAGGGAGCTAAAGACACTCTGGAGTCAGTAAATGCTTCTTTTGATGTCTTCAGCTCTGAAATTTTCTCCATCATCCTGGACTTTATTTACTCTGGTCACCTGGAGCTCAACAGCTCCAATGTAATAGAGGTGATGTCAGCCGCCAGCTACCTGCAGAtgaatgatgtcatttcctaCTGCAAGACCTTCATTAAATCTTTCCTCGACATCAGTGCAAAAGAAGATGGTGAGGGGCGATACCTGTGTCTGTCGGAAAGCAGCCCGCTCCATGACAGATGTGAGAATGTCATCAAGCCCTCCACCATGTGTGATGTAAGCATGAGCTCTCAGACCAGACTCTGGGAGCATCAAGAGGAGGACCAAATCAAAGAAGACATCAGAGGAGCCATAGTGTCCAGCCCAGAGCCATCAAGGCTACAGCAGAATTCTTCACCACAGCCCAGTCTAGAGTCACAAATTGATGAGGAGCAGTTCAGCCCTGTGCTTCCTGAACACAGGAGAAGAGGAAGCAGGAAAAGAACTGCCACCAGTCGCTTGGTAACGGAAGACACTTCTCTCATTGACCTACAGGGGGTGGTATCACACTGCTCTCAAAAAGCAGATGAGCTGTATGCCAGCCTGCCATCCATTGTTGGGGTGGTTGGGGTGTTTAATAAAG ATTCCACTCCATCAATGCGTTACAAATGTCCCTTCTGCACGCACACAGTAAAGAGGAAGGCAGATTTGAAGCGTCACCTCCGCTGTCACACAGGTGAGCGTCCGTACCCCTGTCAGGCCTGCAGCAAGCGTTTTACCCGCCTGGAACACCTGCGCAGCCATTTTGAGACG ATCCACCAGGCCTGTAAGCTGGTATGCAGAAAGTGCAAACGTCACGTAACTGAGATCAACGGACGAGTGGTGAGCGAGGGAACTCGTAGATACAGACTGTGTGACATTTGCATTCAGGAGAGTGGTTATAGCGAGTTAATCACAGATGAAGACAGCGAGAAGGAAGGCCTGTTGTTGGGGGTGGAAGAAGAGAAGAGTGAGAACAGAGAAATGTCATGGGCCATAGACGATGATGATCTCGCAGAGGATTCAGGCACAGATCTCATCATCCAAGAAGTGGAAGACAGCGATGAGGACACCGGTGGAAAgtga
- the gjb3 gene encoding gap junction protein beta 3, which produces MDWKTFQALLSGVNKYSTAFGRIWLSVVFVFRVMVYVVAAERVWGDEQKDFDCNTKQPGCANVCYDYFFPMSHIRLWALQLIFVTCPSLMVVMHVKYREERERKYRVKHGENTKLYENAGKKHGGLWWTYLISLFVKTGIEITFLYILHHIYDSFYLPRLVKCDVLPCPNIVDCYIGRPTEKRVFTYFMVGASALCIVLSVCEIIYLISKRLIRCANKFKKNHRSSTPIHGRYRDEDSNCTLPMHELDGKPEYKPESKSELRSEYKRESKPQLKSELKPTFKPAYRLSVDMRASAPNLSLPMYKIQSDIL; this is translated from the coding sequence ATGGACTGGAAGACATTTCAAGCCCTGCTCAGCGGGGTGAACAAATACTCCACTGCCTTTGGCCGCATCTGGCTCTCTGTGGTTTTTGTGTTTAGAGTCATGGTTTACGTTGTAGCTGCAGAGAGAGTTTGGGGGGACGAGCAGAAAGACTTCGACTGCAACACCAAACAACCCGGCTGCGCCAACGTCTGCTATGACTACTTCTTCCCAATGTCCCACATCCGGTTGTGGGCCTTGCAACTCATCTTCGTCACCTGTCCGTCGCTGATGGTGGTGATGCATGTGAAGTACCGCGAGGAACGCGAACGGAAATATCGTGTCAAACACGGCGAAAACACCAAGCTCTACGAAAATGCCGGGAAGAAGCACGGCGGACTGTGGTGGACGTACTTGATCAGCCTTTTTGTGAAGACGGGCATAGAGATCACCTTCCTTTATATTCTCCATCACATCTACGACAGTTTCTACCTGCCACGCTTGGTTAAATGCGATGTGTTGCCCTGTCCCAACATTGTGGACTGTTACATAGGCCGACCCACGGAGAAAAGGGTTTTCACCTACTTCATGGTTGGCGCGTCAGCGCTGTGTATCGTGCTAAGCGTCTGCGAGATCATCTATCTCATCTCCAAACGCTTAATTCGCTGCGCCAACAAGTTTAAAAAGAACCACAGAAGCAGCACGCCAATTCACGGACGATACAGAGATGAGGACAGTAACTGCACTCTTCCCATGCATGAGCTGGATGGCAAACCGGAATACAAACCCGAGTCTAAATCAGAGTTGAGGTCTGAGTATAAACGTGAGTCTAAACCACAGTTAAAATCGGAGCTCAAGCCAACATTTAAGCCAGCTTACAGGCTAAGTGTGGACATGAGAGCTTCTGCTCCAAATCTCTCATTACCTATGTATAAAATACAGTCGGATATCCTCTAG
- the zbtb8a gene encoding zinc finger and BTB domain-containing protein 8A isoform X1 — MEMVCESGTCRPYRSAGEAGHPSIHKWTSADMSAIHQSCLLKQLDQQRQQELFCDCNILVEGQIFRAHRNVLYGSSGYFRMLLSQGAKDTLESVNASFDVFSSEIFSIILDFIYSGHLELNSSNVIEVMSAASYLQMNDVISYCKTFIKSFLDISAKEDGEGRYLCLSESSPLHDRCENVIKPSTMCDVSMSSQTRLWEHQEEDQIKEDIRGAIVSSPEPSRLQQNSSPQPSLESQIDEEQFSPVLPEHRRRGSRKRTATSRLVTEDTSLIDLQGVVSHCSQKADELYASLPSIVGVVGVFNKDSTPSMRYKCPFCTHTVKRKADLKRHLRCHTGERPYPCQACSKRFTRLEHLRSHFETIHQACKLVCRKCKRHVTEINGRVVSEGTRRYRLCDICIQESGYSELITDEDSEKEGLLLGVEEEKSENREMSWAIDDDDLAEDSGTDLIIQEVEDSDEDTGGK; from the exons ATGGAGATGGTTTGTGAAAGTGGGACATGTAGACCCTACCGGAGCGCGGGTGAAGCAGGGCATCC gtcTATTCACAAATGGACCAGTGCAGATATGTCAGCCATTCACCAGAGTTGTTTGCTAAAACAACTGGACCAGCAGAGGCAACAGGAATTGTTTTGTGACTGCAACATATTGGTGGAGGGTCAGATTTTCAGAGCACATCGTAACGTCCTCTATGGCAGCAGCGGATACTTCCGGATGTTGCTGTCTCAGGGAGCTAAAGACACTCTGGAGTCAGTAAATGCTTCTTTTGATGTCTTCAGCTCTGAAATTTTCTCCATCATCCTGGACTTTATTTACTCTGGTCACCTGGAGCTCAACAGCTCCAATGTAATAGAGGTGATGTCAGCCGCCAGCTACCTGCAGAtgaatgatgtcatttcctaCTGCAAGACCTTCATTAAATCTTTCCTCGACATCAGTGCAAAAGAAGATGGTGAGGGGCGATACCTGTGTCTGTCGGAAAGCAGCCCGCTCCATGACAGATGTGAGAATGTCATCAAGCCCTCCACCATGTGTGATGTAAGCATGAGCTCTCAGACCAGACTCTGGGAGCATCAAGAGGAGGACCAAATCAAAGAAGACATCAGAGGAGCCATAGTGTCCAGCCCAGAGCCATCAAGGCTACAGCAGAATTCTTCACCACAGCCCAGTCTAGAGTCACAAATTGATGAGGAGCAGTTCAGCCCTGTGCTTCCTGAACACAGGAGAAGAGGAAGCAGGAAAAGAACTGCCACCAGTCGCTTGGTAACGGAAGACACTTCTCTCATTGACCTACAGGGGGTGGTATCACACTGCTCTCAAAAAGCAGATGAGCTGTATGCCAGCCTGCCATCCATTGTTGGGGTGGTTGGGGTGTTTAATAAAG ATTCCACTCCATCAATGCGTTACAAATGTCCCTTCTGCACGCACACAGTAAAGAGGAAGGCAGATTTGAAGCGTCACCTCCGCTGTCACACAGGTGAGCGTCCGTACCCCTGTCAGGCCTGCAGCAAGCGTTTTACCCGCCTGGAACACCTGCGCAGCCATTTTGAGACG ATCCACCAGGCCTGTAAGCTGGTATGCAGAAAGTGCAAACGTCACGTAACTGAGATCAACGGACGAGTGGTGAGCGAGGGAACTCGTAGATACAGACTGTGTGACATTTGCATTCAGGAGAGTGGTTATAGCGAGTTAATCACAGATGAAGACAGCGAGAAGGAAGGCCTGTTGTTGGGGGTGGAAGAAGAGAAGAGTGAGAACAGAGAAATGTCATGGGCCATAGACGATGATGATCTCGCAGAGGATTCAGGCACAGATCTCATCATCCAAGAAGTGGAAGACAGCGATGAGGACACCGGTGGAAAgtga
- the gjb10 gene encoding gap junction protein beta 10: protein MNWAFLQGLLSGVNKYSTVFGRVWLSVVFLFRVMVFVVAAEKVWGDDQKDFTCNTAQPGCHNVCYDHFFPVSHIRLWALQLIFVTCPSLLVVLHVAYREERERKNRLKFGDNCQRLYENTGKKRGGLWWTYVLSLVFKMSVDATFVYLLYHIYEGYDFPSLVKCSEVPCPNVVDCFISRPTEKRIFTIFMVLTSLLCILLSLCEILYLVGKRLFECIRRLQGSSQAHKAKSISDMRGSNALLVSNCKKLASKDQPAPAYSHVGLQHLMDKIENYR from the coding sequence ATGAATTGGGCTTTTCTTCAGGGTCTCCTCAGTGGGGTCAACAAGTACTCCACTGTGTTTGGCCGTGTGTGGCTGTCCGTAGTCTTCCTCTTCAGGGTCATGGTCTTTGTTGTTGCCGCCGAGAAGGTGTGGGGTGACGACCAGAAGGACTTCACGTGTAACACGGCTCAGCCTGGGTGCCATAACGTTTGTTACGATCACTTTTTCCCAGTGTCCCACATACGCCTGTGGGCGCTGCAGCTCATCTTCGTCACCTGCCCATCTTTACTCGTGGTGCTGCACGTGGCGTACCGTGAGGAACGAGAGCGAAAGAATCGCCTGAAGTTTGGCGATAACTGTCAACGGCTGTACGAAAACACCGGAAAGAAGCGCGGTGGTCTGTGGTGGACGTACGTCCTCTCGCTGGTATTTAAGATGAGTGTGGATGCAACCTTTGTGTACCTGCTCTACCACATCTATGAGGGCTATGACTTCCCTTCTTTGGTAAAATGCTCTGAGGTTCCCTGCCCTAACGTGGTCGACTGCTTCATCTCAAGGCCAACGGAGAAGAGGATCTTCACCATCTTCATGGTGTTGACAAGTCTGTTGTGCATCCTGCTCTCCCTCTGTGAGATTCTCTACTTGGTGGGCAAACGTTTATTTGAATGCATCAGGAGGCTGCAGGGGTCAAGCCAGGCACACAAGGCAAAGTCCATCTCTGACATGAGAGGCTCAAATGCTCTTCTGGTATCAAACTGCAAGAAACTGGCCAGCAAAGATCAGCCAGCCCCAGCATACAGTCACGTAGGGCTGCAACATCTAATGGATAAAATCGAAAATtatcgataa
- the hmgcl gene encoding hydroxymethylglutaryl-CoA lyase, mitochondrial yields MAAIMMRVGAGPFASVRVYQPILRSVAVAALRAVSLSATQSLPERVKIVEVGPRDGLQNEKTVVATEVKIRLIDMLSEAGLPVIEATSFVSPKWVPQMADQGEVMRGLHKKPGVNYPVLTPNLKGFHAALKAGAKEVAIFGAASELFSKKNINCSVEESLVRFEEVIKAAKQEGIPVRGYVSCVLGCPYEGKVSPNKVAEVAKRLYSMGCYEISLGDTIGVGTPGGMVDMLNAVKKEVPVEALAVHCHDTYGQALANILVALQNGISVVDSSVAGLGGCPYAQGASGNVATEDVVYMLNGLGIHTGVDLPKLLDAGSYICRSLNRRTNSKVAQASCKL; encoded by the exons ATGGCGGCGATCATGATGAGGGTTGGTGCTGGTCCTTTCGCTTCGGTGCGTGTTTACCAGCCCATTCTGCGTTCCGTTGCTGTCGCTGCTCTCCGAGCC GTCAGTCTGTCTGCGACTCAGTCACTTCCAGAGAGAGTGAAGATTGTGGAGGTTGGACCCCGAGATGGGCTGCAGAATGAGAAG ACAGTCGTTGCCACTGAGGTTAAGATCCGCCTGATCGACATGCTGTCTGAGGCGGGACTTCCTGTAATTGAGGCCACAAGCTTTGTTTCACCTAAGTGGGTCCCTCAG ATGGCTGATCAAGGGGAAGTGATGCGTGGGCTTCACAAGAAACCTGGTGTAAATTACCCTGTTTTGACCCCTAATCTGAAGGGCTTCCATGCTGCT CTGAAGGCTGGTGCAAAAGAGGTGGCAATATTTGGTGCTGCCTCAGAGCTCTTCAGTAAGAAGAACATCAACTGTTCAGTGGAGGAAAGTCTTGTGCGTTTTGAGGAGGTGATAAAAGCAGCCAAACAGGAGGGAATTCCTGTAAGAGG CTATGTGTCATGTGTACTCGGCTGTCCGTATGAAGGGAAGGTATCGCCAAACAAAGTAGCAGAGGTTGCTAAGCGACTATACTCTATGGGATGTTATGAGATTTCACTTGGTGATACCATCGGAGTGGGCACACCAGGGGGCATGGTGGATATGTTGAATGCTGTAAAGAAAGAAGTTCCTGTGGAGGCTTTGGCTGTTCACTGTCATGACACGTACGGACAAGCGCTGGCTAACATACTCGTAGCATTACAG AATGGGATAAGTGTTGTGGACTCCTCTGTCGCGGGGCTGGGTGGCTGCCCATATGCCCAGGGAGCTTCTGGGAATGTTGCAACAGAGGATGTAGTCTATATGCTGAATGGACTAGGAATCCATACT GGAGTGGACCTACCCAAACTACTGGACGCTGGCTCATACATCTGTAGATCACTCAACAGAAGGACAAATTCAAAAGTAGCTCAGGCCTCCTGCAAGCTGTGA